The following is a genomic window from Microvirga ossetica.
CCCCTTGGTGTCATTCCTGTCAATCCAAACGATACGCCTCGGCTTCTCCCAGCTGATCTCACTCACGCGAGATCGGGCTCGTCGTCGGGAGTGAGGATCGAAGTCACCGTTGTCCGGTCCCGCAGACGGCGCTGCGGCGCTGAGATGTGGTCGCCCTACGTAAGCAGTACAACTCACCGTTCACGACAGGCGGGAATTTCGTTTGCATCCCGCCTCTTCTACGCTAGCTTCGATGACGGCCAATGACATGGTTAGTGCATGATCCGGGAGGGGAACATGGGCGAATGGACCACAGTCTATGAAGATGAGATTGAGGAGCGTCTGGTCACCTTAAAGGTCTATCGCAGCGACCAAGCGGCGGATGAAGATGGAGACGACGGCCCAGCCATCCGGGTCACGACCACCTCCGCGGAAGGGTCTTCAAGTGTTGTGGAGGACGATCAAGACGGAGATACGCTTTTGGTCGAGCGCGAGGCGACAGCGCGCCTAATCACATTGGAGCCGTACAGCCTCGAAGATCTTGAGGGAGAGTTGATGGAGGTAGGGTTCAGTCCGAAAGCGGCTGCCCAGATTGCCAACAAGGTCCCTGCATAAGCCGCTTAGCAGCCATACGAGGGTCAGGGCTTATCACTCGTTCCGAGTTCAAAGCTGAGCATGCATCCTGTTTTATGACCCAACGCTGCCGACGCTATTGCGTAGCAGTACAAAACCGGCAGCAGAAATTCGGATCAGGATTCGGCGATGTAACGGCCTAAGGTCGACAGCGGTTAGTTCCGCATCAAGAACTCCAGTCCCGGTGGAAGGTCATGTTCCTGCCGTGCTGGTCTCATCGCCTTGATCGACGATTTCGGGTTCGGCAGCGCTTCGTCCGTGATCCAGGCAGTTTTCCCGTCTGGTGTCTCCAGCGGGCATCCGGCGTCAACATGGAGCATCGCTTCGTGCAGCCATTGAGCCTGCTGCGCGGCGCAGAACTGCGACAGGAAACGCTGATCCCGCTCATGAAAGGCGATCTCCAGGATCCCGCTGCCCTTGTCGCTGACTTGGATCATAATGTGATCCAACAGCCTTTCCTCAATCAGGTAGCCATCCATCTGAGCAGTTATGACAGGGCCGGCGGTCGTGACCAACTTCTTCATGGGCAACCCTCGCTGAAAGGCTCTGACGAGTGTAGGCAGCACCTGTGACGAAGCGGTACGGAGTTCTGCGAACATCCTTAATGCGTGAGCGGCGAGACCCAACGCTCTGCAATTGTCCATGAGCGGGATCAAGACCCGATAATCCAGTTCTGAGCCTGAAAGGGCGGGATTTCCGCGAAATGGTCGCACAAATCCCAAAGCTAAGCCGCATTGAAGCCAAGGTTAACCTTAGGTTAACGGCTTCCCGTAGGGGCAACTGCGGGCCTTTCGCCATTAATAATAGGAGCGCAACGGCTTTCGGTACGGCTGAAACGGGGATGTTTCCGGGTAGACAAGCCCCCCGTGGTCGGACAACGAGCTGATTTGAATCTGTAGCGGTTGATGGCATGCCTGTAACCTTACCATGCCGCTGGGTGAAGGCGTCGCTTCCAGCGCTCGTTGCGCGGGAGTTGAACAGTGGCAGCCTGACGCTTCGTGAGCCCCCGACGCCTGGCCTTCTGCGATCTCGCAACGCCTGCTGCGGATGCCATCAGATCTGCTTTAACGGGTAATGGCGCTGCCACAGGCGGCGATTTCTCAACCGGGTCGACGAGCTCAGATACCTTGTTCGGTCGTTTCCGCGCCTTCGTCTCACTCCTTTGCACGTCCGGGCGCCAAACTTCATCATCAGGAGCTGTGCTCTCCTCTGCGACGAGAGCACTGTCCGCCTTTGATCCGTCCGGGGTCGGTGGCAGGTCTGGAACTTCTTTCCTCCCTTCGCCGGTCGTATCTGCATACAGATCGAACTCGATTTGCTCCCGATCGGCCTTCGATCTCAAAACCTGTTTACGACGAGCGGGTATCGCATCCTCAGAATTGGTTGGGACGACGGCAACGATGCTCGGCAGGATGCGAGGGGCCACCACTGGTTCGGCGACAGCGCGAGGTTCTGCCTTCTGGATAGATGGCGAAGTCTCATCCGGCAGTGTTGCGAACAGTGGCCTCGGCGGAAGATGCTGACGCGGGACTAGAGTGCAGGATTTCTTGATCTCGACGGAAAAAGTCTTCTGATGACGTTTCATCTTATTTTTGGCTATGAGCTCGAAATGACTTTGTGGGGTGCCAGGGTCGGTGAAGCATCGCCTTGCGGCGTGGAGCTACCCTCGCCCTAACATCCGAACATTTCCTGCATATTTTATGACGTCTCGTCTGCCCTGGCAAAGAAAAGCGCCCTGTGCATGGCAGAGGCGCTTCTCTTCCGGGGAGGACCAGCCCCCCAGCCGCTCCTTCATGGATCCAACCACAATGCCAGATGGCTGGCGCTTTGGCTGTATCGAAATAGGAACAAGTGCCGAGAAGATGCAGCGTCAGAGTCCGGCCAGCAGCAGGCTCAGGCCGATCAGGGCTGTAAACGAGACGACAAACCGGACGGCGGCTTGCGTGAAGGTCGGGGCATGCGTCGGAGCAAAGACAGGTGCTGCGACCTCTGTCGGCGGCATGATGGACACCTTCAATAAAGTCAGGTGGTTCTGGAAATGGGTCCAAGAGGCGATCGATCATGCCGCTCGGCCGCCGCTATGTGTCCGATTTCTGCGCTGATGTCTGTAGTCGGCAGGCCACAGGGCAGGCCCTGATGCCTCTGGCCATCAGCTGTCTTTTCCCAGCGGAAGCGATGTCGTCCAGACACGAGCAGGGCTCTTCAAGCCTTCCAGTGGTCAACCGCGCCCAGAGCCGGGCGCCGTACGGCGCGTACTTTAATCTTCCGTCGCATCAGCCTGCGTGGATGATGGTGATCGTTTGCGTGGTTTGCGCGTGTACGCGCTCGGCCTGGTCACAGGCTCGGGCGGATCGACAGGTTCCTCTGGCTTGCTCCGCTCATGGCTGTAGAACACCATGCTGGAGGTCAGCACGAACAGGAACGGCGTCACCAGAAAGGCGAAGATCTGAGGATCGGTCATTGCAATGAATTGTGTGGTGACAGGGGACGCGGCTGCCACCCGTAGCACGCTCGCGTCATTGCGCTATGTCGGCGAGCACCTCTCTGACATGCGGGATTGTCGACTGCTGTGCGCCGCCTACATCCAGGATGTGCGTCATTCCCTTGGCACATAGGCGCCCTGATCGAGGTTTTAGACAGCGCCTCGGTCGGGGCGCTTTTCTATCACGCACCCTGAGCTCGACTTTGGCCATTTCTGGCGGGTGATGTGGGAGCGCAGGGCGGCGAAGCGAACGATGCGGTAGACTGGCAGCGTTTCCGCCAAGAGACACCACCATGCCGGACCTGCCCGCCCGCTTCGCCGCGATCATTGTAGCGTTTGCCCCGCTCTTTCGCCACCGAACCTGGCGTCATGCCGAGGTCCTGCTCGTCGGAGCCATCCTGGCACCCGGTAAGCGCACCGTGACCCTTTCAATTACCCATAGATTTGCGCCCCAATCCTAGCGCCGAGTTCGATATCCATCAGGCGGGATAGTCCTCTCCACATGACGGTGTTTCCTGGCGGAGGATCATGGCCACGGGCAAGGTAGCCGCCCATGCGGGCGATCTTAGTTAAATAGTAGGCGAGCGTCTTGCTCCGCAGCAGCACCTGGCCCTTGTCTCGCACCAGCTCGTCGAGCAGGTCCATTTCCAAGTCCGTCAAGGCCAGCCGCGGCGGCACGTCCGGAACAACACGATTGAGCATCGTCATCCAGAAGATCCGCCAGCTCAGGATGCAGTAGATGCTGAGCAGGTTCACCAGGCGCTCGGCCGTTCTCAGCTTGGTCTCCTCCGCTCGGCACCCGGACTTGAGGATCTTGTGGAACAGCTCGACCTTCCAGCGCATGGCGTACCAGTCGAGCATCTGGATCGCGTCCGCGCGGGATCGTACCGGCAGATCCGTGATCAGCTTCCAGTCGATCCGCGCCCGGTCTTTGGGTGGATGACGCTCCTGTGCGTGGATCACCGTCAGGCTCAGGGCTGGATAGCGCTTCTGCTTGCCGATCGGAGGCAGGATGTGGATCCGGCGGTATTTGAGCTCTACGGTGGCAAGGCTCACATCGCCTTTCGGGCTGCGAACTTCGACCTGATGCCGTCCTTTGACCTTCACCTCTGCCATCTCGTCCGCGATGGTGTGCTGGCCATCGCCCGCCAACCGATCCACGCAGGTTCGGACCAGGAAGTGCGTGCTCAGAGCCTGAGCCGTGCAGAAGAACTCGTCGATGTCGTTCTCCCGGTCGCCGATATGGATGCAGCGCTCAGGAGCACCGAACAGCGCCACGGACTGCCTCATGCACTCCAGCCAGCGGATACTCTCCTTCTGATCGATGGGCACCCGGGTCGGGTTGATCTTGCGTTTGAGCGTCCGGGCGCCCTTGAACTGAGGCCTCGTCCAAAACTTGATCGCCGAAAGCCCCAGCGGCAGCCCATCCGCGGTCACAGCCAGGCAAGAGTGCATGAGCAGCCCGCAGACCGTGTGCATCCTGGAGCGACCTTCCTTGTCCCGGCCGCTGTTGACCCGGCGGGTCGCACCAATCCGTTCAGGCTGTGCTCTTTCGTAGGACAGTTCGGTTGTGTCCTGAATGACCAAGATAGGGCCACCGAAGGCGGCAAAGCGGGTTCGGGTGGCTTGGAAATGGCCCTGAAGGATCTCATGGTCGGAAACTTTGGGATTGGACAGGAAGCGGTAGGCCGCTTTGGTGTTAGCCCAATCCTGGCAGGCCAGCGGAAGGCTGCCGCCAATGGCACCGGCCATGTGGGTCAGGAGCTTGCGCAGGCGCTGGCCGAGACGATTGTCCCGAAAGCGGCACCCAGCGAGTTCCTGATCGACCCAGGAAATAACATTGGCTGCCTC
Proteins encoded in this region:
- a CDS encoding IS4 family transposase, which gives rise to MTKTSLPTHPLGEAANVISWVDQELAGCRFRDNRLGQRLRKLLTHMAGAIGGSLPLACQDWANTKAAYRFLSNPKVSDHEILQGHFQATRTRFAAFGGPILVIQDTTELSYERAQPERIGATRRVNSGRDKEGRSRMHTVCGLLMHSCLAVTADGLPLGLSAIKFWTRPQFKGARTLKRKINPTRVPIDQKESIRWLECMRQSVALFGAPERCIHIGDRENDIDEFFCTAQALSTHFLVRTCVDRLAGDGQHTIADEMAEVKVKGRHQVEVRSPKGDVSLATVELKYRRIHILPPIGKQKRYPALSLTVIHAQERHPPKDRARIDWKLITDLPVRSRADAIQMLDWYAMRWKVELFHKILKSGCRAEETKLRTAERLVNLLSIYCILSWRIFWMTMLNRVVPDVPPRLALTDLEMDLLDELVRDKGQVLLRSKTLAYYLTKIARMGGYLARGHDPPPGNTVMWRGLSRLMDIELGARIGAQIYG